From Helicobacter sp. MIT 05-5293, one genomic window encodes:
- a CDS encoding MarR family transcriptional regulator → MKSKNSQDVSINPDICECIGFLATQMRDWISSTFDEGIRTYNLNYQQAGILWRCYQEPCCQVRLCRLVKVDKNYVRFLIDDLEQKGLVYRFKNPKNRKENLICLTQRGAEVCQKTFALMLKTQEDLLQSALNQDQIKTLHSLLLRVFESIKSKKD, encoded by the coding sequence ATGAAAAGCAAAAATTCGCAAGATGTGTCAATCAACCCTGATATTTGCGAGTGTATCGGATTTTTAGCAACACAAATGCGGGATTGGATTTCTTCGACTTTTGATGAGGGTATTCGCACTTACAATTTGAATTATCAACAAGCGGGGATTCTGTGGCGGTGCTATCAAGAGCCTTGTTGTCAAGTGCGTTTGTGTCGTCTTGTAAAAGTGGATAAAAATTATGTTCGCTTTTTGATTGATGATTTGGAGCAAAAGGGTCTCGTGTATCGATTTAAGAATCCTAAAAACCGCAAGGAAAATCTGATTTGTCTCACCCAAAGAGGCGCGGAAGTGTGTCAAAAAACTTTTGCCTTGATGTTAAAAACGCAAGAGGATTTGTTGCAAAGTGCGCTCAATCAAGATCAAATCAAGACTTTGCATAGCTTG